ATATGGGCTTTCGCCTTTATCACGAAATGCATTCCAAAGATATAATGAGACAAAATGTTTAACATCTAAAGACCCGTAAATAATTATTTCTGAACCGTAAATTTCTCTTTCAAAGGTATTTAAAGATGTATTTAATAATGTGATTGACTCTAATTTACATAAATTATAGCGATAATCATTGATTATATTGTTTATTTCTACTTCAGAAAGCTCATCAATATAAAAACCTAGCTCTGATTGCAGTTCTTCCATAAATTCTTCCTTTATTACTTTTTCAACGTAAGATTCGTTTAGATTGCTATTTGCCCAATTAAGTAACTTAGTAAAACTTCTTTCTTCTTCTTTCTCTGTAATCAAATCTTTGATATTGTCAGAATTAGATGTTAGAAATTTCTCGATTGATTTATACGGCACTAATCGTTCTGTATCAGCAAGTAAATCAGGATGAATAGATTCTTTATCAGATGCATAGAATTCCTTCGTGTTATTTGATAGGAAATAACCAGATATCCCGTGCTTTTCTACATATTTTGAATAAGTTAACCAAATAACAGTATCTTTAAACTCCTCTTTTTGATAATCAAAAGGCTTTTTATTATTAAGGGCACGTTGAACTATTTCATTAAACATATCAAACTCTGTATGGTGAATAATAATTAAATGACCGTCTTTTATCATATTTTCATAAAAATCTGTTAGTTCTGATAGATAAAATTCATCGTCTTTGAAGGTGTGTTCTACGCTTGTCACAACTATTTTATTCAGCTCAAAGTGAGCTTCTCCAAAAGCCTTTCTTCTTTTTTTTAATTCACGTTTATAATTATTTATAACTTCCTGATAAACAACATTAGAAATAAAAATCTTTCCATTAATTTCTTTAATCGTTTTTAAGAAATTTCTAGCGAAATTCTCCTTAAAAAATGGATCAGGAAATAATATATTCGAATCCAAAAAAATATTCATCTTTTCACCTCTATTAATATTTATAGACTTTATATTATATCACTTCTTTTTTCCATTATAATGGTATCGTTCCATTTTCCGTGTAACATAGCTATTTTTTCCCTCGTACCAACAATTCTAAAGCCCATTTTTGTATGTAGTCGAATACTTGCTGCATTGATGGCAAAGATAGATGATTGAAGTGTCCAAAACCCTGCTATTTCACTCTCTTCAATTAGTACTTTAAATAGCTTCGAGGCAATACCTTTCCCTTTACTATCACTCGATATATATACACTAACTTCTCCAACTCCAGAATAAACAGCACGTGCAGAAACGGGTGAAATGCCAATCCAACCAACCACTTTATTTTGATCTTCTGTTACAAAACGTAATGTTGCATGGTGCCCTTCATCCCACTCTTGTTCACTTGGTACTTCTGTTTGAAAGGTTGCCATCCCAGTTTCAATTCCCTCTTTGTAAATCTCTAATACGGCTTTCAAATCCTTCTGTTCCATTTTACGAATAATCAGTGTGTCCATCTCATTATCCCCTTTTTATAAAATGACTGCTAGCTTTCGCTAACAGTCATATTTTTTAACAACATGAATTTGATTGATTGGCAAGATTTATACCGCATACCCCTGTTTCAGGTAACTCCAATTCCACTCGTTTCGAAGCTTCTTTATCACCTGTTAAGTAAGCTGTTATTGAACGGACTTGTTCGTATCCAGTTGCCATTAAAAATGTTGGTGCGCGTCCATAACTTTTTGCACCGACAATATAGAAATCCTTTTCTGGTTGTCTCAGTATTTCTTCCCCATGCGCTCTTACTGTTCCACAACTATGCTCATTAGGGTCAATTAGAGGCGCCAATGCTTTTACACTTTCTGTTGCTGTATCAATGGAAAGCCGTAGTTCACTGTTAATCGTAAGATCTGGTCGATTACCTGCGTTGACAATTAGCTCTTCAAATCCTGTTAATACCTTTGTTTCCCCGTTAATAGTACCAACAATTTGGATACTCTCATCTTTCTTCAACTGTGAGATATAGAAAGGTGTTATTACCTCAACCTTACCTGTATCTACTAATTCGTGAATACGTACACCAAGTGCGCCACGAGCTGCTAATGCATCGTTTTCTTCGCCACCATATGCTTCTTCAACAGATTTTTTACGCATAATCCATACTAACTTTGTTGCAGGATTCTCTTTTTGTAATTCCGCAAGTGCCAATAAGGTATTAATAGCTGAATGGCCTCCACCAATAACAGCAATCTTCTTATTTGCATATCTCTTAGCATTTGAATTTATATTTGGAATACCATACTCAATGTAATTTGCTAATGCTTTTTCATTTTCTAGCCAAACACCTGTAGTATTTGCTGGATTTGGATTTCCCCAGGTACCCGTCGCATCAATAACAGCTCTCGCCTCAATGGTATTGATATCATTCTCTTGTTCAACATAAATATTAAAGAACTGTTCTACTCGATTTTTCGTCTTCATCTTATCATTAAATTGTCGTGAAATCGCAACTACTTTTGCGTTCAATTGAATGTTAGGTTTTATTTGTACTAACTCACTCAAAGGTCTTAAATAGAGATCAATTAATTCATTTCCCGTTGGTAATGTATCTAAATTAGGTTCTACCCAATCGGAGGTATCTAATAAAGCTTTGGCTGCTTTATTGATGTTATATCGCCATGGGGAAAATAACGTAACATGCCCCCAACTACGAATATTATGTGCTATTTCACGCCCTGCCTCTAGTAAAATAAATGCTTGCTTTTGTTCT
This DNA window, taken from Lysinibacillus sp. FSL M8-0337, encodes the following:
- a CDS encoding PIN domain-containing protein, translating into MNIFLDSNILFPDPFFKENFARNFLKTIKEINGKIFISNVVYQEVINNYKRELKKRRKAFGEAHFELNKIVVTSVEHTFKDDEFYLSELTDFYENMIKDGHLIIIHHTEFDMFNEIVQRALNNKKPFDYQKEEFKDTVIWLTYSKYVEKHGISGYFLSNNTKEFYASDKESIHPDLLADTERLVPYKSIEKFLTSNSDNIKDLITEKEEERSFTKLLNWANSNLNESYVEKVIKEEFMEELQSELGFYIDELSEVEINNIINDYRYNLCKLESITLLNTSLNTFEREIYGSEIIIYGSLDVKHFVSLYLWNAFRDKGESPYFPIGNETITHTIEFTFSINGELNAANFEVKDIETLTKTNNSMINPEEILIDPEDIVINPEEIF
- a CDS encoding GNAT family N-acetyltransferase — translated: MDTLIIRKMEQKDLKAVLEIYKEGIETGMATFQTEVPSEQEWDEGHHATLRFVTEDQNKVVGWIGISPVSARAVYSGVGEVSVYISSDSKGKGIASKLFKVLIEESEIAGFWTLQSSIFAINAASIRLHTKMGFRIVGTREKIAMLHGKWNDTIIMEKRSDII
- a CDS encoding NAD(P)-binding domain-containing protein, which gives rise to MKTLKVINQNGSCCTPAKDIEVQETVNNSNKNLPIVIIGAGPIGLAAAAHLVEQKQAFILLEAGREIAHNIRSWGHVTLFSPWRYNINKAAKALLDTSDWVEPNLDTLPTGNELIDLYLRPLSELVQIKPNIQLNAKVVAISRQFNDKMKTKNRVEQFFNIYVEQENDINTIEARAVIDATGTWGNPNPANTTGVWLENEKALANYIEYGIPNINSNAKRYANKKIAVIGGGHSAINTLLALAELQKENPATKLVWIMRKKSVEEAYGGEENDALAARGALGVRIHELVDTGKVEVITPFYISQLKKDESIQIVGTINGETKVLTGFEELIVNAGNRPDLTINSELRLSIDTATESVKALAPLIDPNEHSCGTVRAHGEEILRQPEKDFYIVGAKSYGRAPTFLMATGYEQVRSITAYLTGDKEASKRVELELPETGVCGINLANQSNSCC